The DNA window ATCTGACCCGCGAGCGGGTTCGCCAGATTAAGGAAAAAGCCATTCGTCGGCTGCGCCACACCTCACGGTCGAAGGCGCTGAAGACGTATCTCGGCTAAACAATCCTGTTTGCTTTTGGTAAAACGGCTTCTACATCTGTAGAGGCCGTTTTGCTTTTGTCAGTAACTAAAACACTTCGCCCAGATTGAAGAAAAGACCCTTTGAGCCATCGGTACCGACGGCGTAGTCGATGCAGAGATTGGCACGGGTAACTTTGTTCATGCGGATACGCAGACCCACACCACCTGCCGGGGCAATGCGTTCGAACTGTTGGTTGAGGGGCTGCGTAACCGTCTGTGCGTTAGCAAAAACAACCCCGCCCAGCAGGCCGCTCCGGCTGACCTGAAAACGGTATTCGGCTTCGGCGTATAGGAGTTTCTTACCGCGATACCGGCCCTGAATGTACCCCCGACCGAGGTTGCTGGTTGCGTCCCAGCCCGTACTGGGCAAGTCGAGGAATGGTGGATTGCCGTTGAGCGTCAGTGCATTGTATGACCACAGCGCCAGGATGTTCGGTGATCCGGGCCGTAGATGCAGGTACGTCCGGGCATCGATCAGCATTGACGAATAATCGGTGTCGCTGCCCAGTGCCTGCTTGTTGCTGCGAACGACCAGGTTTAGCATCTGCCCACCCGACGGGTTGACGGCGTTGGGCCGGTTGTCGTACAGCAACTGCATGGCAATTCCCGATGATACCGACCGACCTTCGATACCGTACTCGTAGCCGGAAATGCGCGTGCGGTCGTGCCGGTCGTCCCAGCTGCGGATGTTCCAGTGATCGTCAAGCTGGTAGCTAAGTCCGGCGTACAGGGCGGGGCGTACGCGCCGAAGCACACCCTGATAAAAGCGCAGATAGGCGTAGTCCATGCTGACCACCCGGTCGGTTGTCGTGAACATCCCAAGCCCGTAGGTAGCCTGGGGATAGTGCATCAGCCGCCAGTCGCCGGTCAGTACCCACTGATTACCGGGTGTCCAAATGGTTGATGTCACCGTCAGCAAAGCCTGTTGATTCTGGGTGTAGGTGAGGCTACTGATGATAGCCGATAGGTTGGCACCTGGTCGGCGAAACGTCACGTTGCCCAATACCTGACCGAGCAGGCCCGTCGATAGTGAGTAACCAACCTGCGGAATTACCCAGACGAAATGCCCGCCCGATGTCAGTTTGCTTGCTTCGTGAGGATGAACAGGCAGTCGCGGCCAGGTTTTTTTAACGAAGTCAACAATGTCGGCGGCTACTACGGTATCCGATCTTGTCGAGTCAGTGAGTTCGGGCACCGGTATGGGCAACGACTGTGCTTCAACAGATTTTAACGGTAGTAGCAAGCAAGGTAACAGTAGCCAATAAAGCGTCGAGCGAATGCGGTTCATCAAACCGAGTTGAAAAACAAATCATACCCAATAACGGGACGTTAAGTCACTTGATGGCCAGATTTTAATTAATTAATCGTTAAAAAAAGGTCTGGATCGGTATACTGATCATAGTAAACAGCAAAAAAAACGCCGACTGTGGAGTCGGCGTCGGGTCAATGTTCATGGCGAACGGACTAATGCGTAAAAATCCAAGGCTTGGTGTGCGCCAGTTGGCCGATAGAATCAACGTTGTTGATAGCATCGGTGCGTTCTTCGAAACTGGCAGCCGCTACCTTGTACAGTTGTTTGCGCGTGTAGGGCGGAATCACATAAGCATCAGTGTAGCCTGCTTTTTGCAGCTGCCGACGAAGCCGTAGCGCATTCCGCTTGCTGGCAAAGCTACCGGCAATGATCGTGAAGTGGTCATCACCCACGGCGCGGACAGCCCGTCTGGGGGCTACCTTCACGCGAGTAGTCGGCATTGTTTTCGCCCGCACCGCGCTAACCGCGACTGGTTCGACAGACGCTGTAGGAAACGTCGGGACGACTGCAACTGGCTCGACCGATGGTGCAGGCGTAGGAGTAGGAGTAGCCGCTGGAACAGGAGTCTCAATAGCTACCGGAAC is part of the Spirosoma rhododendri genome and encodes:
- a CDS encoding BamA/TamA family outer membrane protein, encoding MPELTDSTRSDTVVAADIVDFVKKTWPRLPVHPHEASKLTSGGHFVWVIPQVGYSLSTGLLGQVLGNVTFRRPGANLSAIISSLTYTQNQQALLTVTSTIWTPGNQWVLTGDWRLMHYPQATYGLGMFTTTDRVVSMDYAYLRFYQGVLRRVRPALYAGLSYQLDDHWNIRSWDDRHDRTRISGYEYGIEGRSVSSGIAMQLLYDNRPNAVNPSGGQMLNLVVRSNKQALGSDTDYSSMLIDARTYLHLRPGSPNILALWSYNALTLNGNPPFLDLPSTGWDATSNLGRGYIQGRYRGKKLLYAEAEYRFQVSRSGLLGGVVFANAQTVTQPLNQQFERIAPAGGVGLRIRMNKVTRANLCIDYAVGTDGSKGLFFNLGEVF